In the Bacteroidales bacterium genome, one interval contains:
- a CDS encoding T9SS type A sorting domain-containing protein, with product PNPVTSNEFTISFPFITSGTLQVVNLLGEVIMTHNISNAAKININAEALSKGCYIIKVQSDNKCFAEKFIKQ from the coding sequence TCCCAACCCTGTTACCAGTAATGAATTTACTATTTCTTTTCCGTTCATCACATCAGGCACGCTACAGGTGGTAAATTTATTGGGCGAAGTTATCATGACTCACAATATCAGTAATGCCGCTAAGATTAATATAAATGCGGAGGCATTGAGCAAAGGCTGCTACATAATAAAGGTGCAGTCGGATAATAAATGTTTTGCAGAGAAATTTATAAAACAATGA
- a CDS encoding T9SS type A sorting domain-containing protein — MNLKKTALIICFVIFLITVRGSQSQNWLPLDKGIGHPYATIYHLLPDSNFIYISGSFTEDGNKIPMRGISKWNGIKWDSVGDANKFNGTKGGIYKYHDTLMTSSIFYDMWHVNFAKLNGSIWDTLPNTDDLAVNCFVEKDGILYMGGGFFKCGNDSTFLLGKYDGTSFSGMTPLYNNHTSGYAVSCMAFFQDTLYIGGLFYLYPQFPIACFAKWDGYNIIPVSMQFNNTTCIIETMTLYKNELYIGGEFYKVNGFTGDCIMKWDGHQFSEVGDGTNQRVTCMKVYNNELYVGGWFTEVGGSSCKNIAKWDGQQWTCLNDEEFDEFYCLRDICIINDELYVGGSFRKIGNDSISSIAKYNHPLNSIQEHHGTLTANYPNPFTEYTTLIFSKQLNEATLQVYDIIGKEVMRMENLNGKEIRISRNGISKGMYFFRVVEGNINVGKGKMIVE, encoded by the coding sequence ATGAACCTAAAAAAAACAGCACTAATAATTTGTTTTGTTATTTTTCTGATAACAGTAAGAGGCAGCCAGAGCCAAAACTGGCTGCCTTTGGATAAAGGGATTGGGCATCCTTATGCAACAATATACCATTTATTGCCTGATTCAAACTTTATTTATATTTCCGGTTCTTTCACTGAAGATGGAAATAAAATCCCTATGAGAGGAATTTCTAAATGGAATGGGATTAAATGGGATTCAGTAGGAGATGCAAATAAATTCAATGGCACAAAGGGTGGAATCTATAAATATCATGACACATTAATGACTTCAAGTATTTTTTACGATATGTGGCATGTGAATTTTGCAAAATTAAATGGGTCTATCTGGGATACTTTACCGAATACTGATGATTTAGCTGTGAATTGTTTTGTGGAAAAGGATGGAATATTATATATGGGTGGAGGGTTCTTCAAATGCGGTAATGACTCAACCTTTTTGCTTGGGAAATATGATGGAACAAGCTTTTCCGGGATGACACCATTATATAATAATCATACATCTGGTTATGCGGTTAGTTGCATGGCTTTTTTTCAGGATACATTATATATTGGTGGTTTATTTTACTTATATCCACAGTTCCCGATTGCTTGTTTTGCAAAATGGGATGGTTATAATATAATTCCTGTTTCTATGCAATTTAATAACACAACGTGCATTATAGAAACTATGACTTTATATAAAAATGAACTTTATATTGGTGGCGAATTTTATAAAGTGAATGGTTTTACAGGTGATTGTATTATGAAATGGGATGGGCATCAATTCTCTGAGGTCGGCGATGGCACAAACCAAAGAGTTACTTGCATGAAAGTTTATAATAACGAATTATATGTGGGTGGGTGGTTTACAGAGGTTGGAGGTAGTTCTTGTAAAAATATTGCAAAATGGGATGGCCAACAATGGACTTGTTTGAATGATGAGGAATTTGATGAGTTTTATTGCTTAAGGGATATTTGCATTATTAACGATGAACTTTATGTTGGCGGTTCTTTTAGAAAAATAGGCAATGATTCCATAAGCAGTATTGCTAAATATAATCACCCGCTAAATTCCATACAGGAACATCATGGTACATTGACAGCAAATTATCCGAACCCATTCACAGAATACACAACCCTAATATTTTCAAAACAATTAAATGAAGCTACACTACAAGTTTATGATATTATTGGTAAAGAGGTAATGCGAATGGAAAATCTTAACGGAAAAGAAATTAGAATATCAAGAAACGGAATTAGTAAGGGAATGTACTTCTTTAGGGTTGTTGAGGGCAATATTAATGTAGGAAAAGGTAAAATGATTGTGGAATGA
- a CDS encoding T9SS type A sorting domain-containing protein — translation MKRLLLFFILVTAACSLLAQPFGNHVSMDGVNDNIYLVHNDPNFIPENHDFTVELYFYTCFDGSNRIIDLQGSTAGTGLDIISLNQGQFLITSQPGAYGTATYILISVSSMVNQWHHIAWTYSYIDSMNCIYYDGNRIQEFKYYAKGPTNDIGIGSDDDDYGNSGLRGYLDEVRISDVVRYSGATYTVPADSFITDGNTLFLLHFDENKGESVFHDTGPHHYSVQGLFGSHIVEPFAVIGDTCITGPGTIQLWATGGTMYSWTPSVFLNDSSLAMPTASPTYPIMYYVTVSDTNQCSFTDSVFLDISVNTEEYVYENNSKIIYPNPAKSDITILIPNSNSGEIFIFDLAGKIIFQNKYFQPNINIDISNYKPGNYILKIFDKNATIIHQDIIIKQ, via the coding sequence ATGAAAAGATTATTATTATTTTTTATTCTTGTAACTGCAGCATGTTCTTTGCTTGCTCAACCCTTTGGCAACCATGTTTCCATGGATGGAGTGAATGACAATATTTATTTGGTCCACAATGACCCGAATTTTATTCCCGAGAATCATGATTTCACTGTTGAACTTTATTTCTACACTTGTTTTGACGGAAGTAACCGGATTATTGACCTGCAAGGTTCAACTGCAGGAACCGGATTGGATATTATATCTTTAAACCAGGGCCAGTTTTTAATTACATCCCAGCCGGGCGCGTATGGTACAGCTACGTACATTCTGATTTCCGTTTCTTCTATGGTAAACCAGTGGCATCATATCGCATGGACATATTCGTATATCGATTCCATGAATTGTATCTATTATGATGGGAACCGCATTCAAGAGTTTAAATATTATGCAAAGGGGCCTACCAATGACATAGGTATTGGTTCCGATGATGATGATTATGGTAATTCGGGGCTTCGGGGATATTTGGATGAAGTGAGGATTTCAGATGTGGTAAGATATTCGGGCGCTACTTACACTGTTCCTGCTGATTCTTTTATTACGGATGGTAACACTTTGTTTTTACTGCATTTTGACGAAAACAAAGGAGAGTCTGTTTTTCATGATACGGGCCCGCATCATTATTCAGTTCAGGGCTTATTTGGTTCACATATCGTTGAACCTTTTGCAGTTATTGGAGACACATGCATAACGGGACCCGGAACAATACAGTTATGGGCCACTGGAGGAACTATGTATTCCTGGACCCCGTCTGTTTTTTTAAATGACAGCTCCCTTGCTATGCCTACGGCATCGCCAACATATCCCATAATGTATTATGTTACTGTTTCTGACACGAATCAATGCTCCTTTACGGATTCTGTATTTTTAGATATAAGCGTCAATACGGAAGAGTATGTATATGAAAATAATTCTAAAATAATATATCCAAATCCTGCAAAAAGTGATATTACTATTTTAATACCAAATTCAAACAGTGGGGAAATTTTTATCTTCGACCTGGCAGGGAAAATTATTTTTCAAAATAAGTATTTTCAGCCCAATATAAATATTGATATTTCAAATTATAAACCAGGCAACTATATTCTTAAAATTTTTGACAAAAATGCCACTATTATTCACCAGGATATAATTATTAAGCAATAA
- a CDS encoding potassium/proton antiporter produces the protein MSLHIEIILLVLSVLFFLSILAGKASSRFGVPALLLFLCVGMIFGSDGLGVQFENIQISNTIGTIALCIILFSGGLDTKISEIRPIIAKGIILATLGVFLTAIITGVIIWWVLGMTMASAGFGLLTSLLLAATMSSTDSASVFSILRSKNLQLKNNLRPLLELESGSNDPMAFVLVITLIDLIKLSNAPNYWVVGGTLFLQLVIGALLGFALGKLAVRIINRIKIGNDSLYPILIFTFCIFIFSATYFIKGNGFLAVYIGGLVIGNSKFVHKRSALNFFDGLAWMSQLIMFLTLGLLVNPHELIPIIIPGLIISFIMIFVSRPLTVFLCLLPFRKMQFKDKTYVSWVGLRGAVPIIFAIYPLVENVPHARLIFNIVFFCTLVSLVVQGTSLPLIARWLNLAEKPKKIKKMINFDVDFSNDIKSVTTEIEITQKILEKGNKLMELPFPDNTLVVMVNREDNYFVPTGQTILQEKDKILIITDNHEALIDTYKNLGVENI, from the coding sequence ATGAGTTTACATATTGAGATTATATTATTGGTTTTATCAGTTTTGTTCTTTTTAAGCATTTTGGCAGGAAAAGCAAGTTCAAGATTTGGAGTTCCTGCATTATTGTTATTCCTATGTGTAGGAATGATATTTGGTAGTGATGGACTAGGTGTGCAATTTGAAAATATTCAAATATCAAACACCATAGGAACCATTGCGTTATGCATCATTCTTTTCTCTGGTGGATTAGATACGAAAATCTCAGAAATTCGCCCAATAATAGCGAAGGGAATTATACTGGCTACTTTAGGGGTGTTTTTAACTGCAATAATAACGGGAGTGATTATATGGTGGGTTTTAGGAATGACAATGGCATCAGCTGGATTTGGTCTGTTAACTTCTTTGTTGTTAGCAGCAACCATGTCATCAACAGATTCAGCTTCAGTATTCTCTATTCTCCGTTCAAAAAATCTACAGCTTAAAAACAACCTTCGCCCTTTATTAGAGCTTGAAAGTGGGAGTAACGACCCTATGGCATTTGTACTTGTTATCACATTAATAGATTTAATTAAGCTGAGTAATGCTCCCAATTATTGGGTAGTTGGTGGGACACTATTTTTACAACTAGTAATTGGTGCTTTACTTGGTTTTGCTTTAGGAAAATTGGCGGTTAGAATAATCAACCGTATTAAAATTGGAAATGACTCTTTATATCCAATATTGATTTTCACTTTCTGCATTTTTATTTTTTCTGCAACCTATTTTATTAAAGGGAATGGTTTTCTTGCCGTTTACATTGGGGGGTTGGTTATCGGCAATTCAAAGTTTGTCCACAAACGTTCAGCACTCAATTTTTTTGATGGATTAGCATGGATGTCGCAACTGATTATGTTCCTGACATTAGGATTACTTGTGAATCCACATGAATTAATACCTATAATTATTCCTGGACTAATTATAAGTTTTATAATGATTTTTGTTTCCAGACCATTAACTGTATTTCTTTGTTTGCTTCCTTTTAGAAAAATGCAATTTAAAGATAAAACATATGTTTCCTGGGTTGGTTTAAGAGGAGCTGTGCCTATTATATTCGCCATTTATCCACTTGTAGAGAATGTACCGCATGCGAGACTCATATTTAATATAGTCTTTTTCTGCACATTAGTTTCATTAGTAGTACAAGGAACATCACTACCTTTAATAGCACGTTGGCTTAATCTTGCCGAAAAGCCAAAAAAGATAAAGAAGATGATAAATTTTGATGTTGATTTTTCAAATGACATAAAATCAGTTACAACAGAAATAGAAATTACACAAAAAATATTAGAAAAAGGAAATAAGCTAATGGAATTGCCATTTCCTGATAATACATTGGTTGTTATGGTAAACCGTGAAGATAATTATTTTGTACCAACAGGACAGACGATTTTACAAGAAAAAGATAAAATCTTAATTATTACTGATAACCATGAAGCTCTAATCGATACATATAAAAATTTAGGAGTTGAAAATATATAA
- a CDS encoding SBBP repeat-containing protein: MKKILFALAVCVFFFGVSAQNKNDIEKYTSQKPQYGFIENKGQIHDQNYRANPNVKYLLCLGNGMNVQLKGNGFSYDTYKTEVKERIIDDSYDKMRPNNEPRKDIIYYFQRVDVELVGANMNPEIIAEEPSADYLNYYNAVTPESGATFIRNYGKITYKDIYPGIDMAFVARTGEDKPVEYTFVVQPGADASLIKLHYIGANNTRLKNNNIQIDVAHGSFMESIPVSWIKETNNKLNITYRALDEDIYCFEIPSYAPTQTLIIDPNPNLDWGTYYGGSGSDIGYGISCDAGGNVFVTGSTESTTGIATSGAHQETYAGGNNDAFVVKFNSDGVRQWGTYYGGIEFDYGQGISCDAGGNVFVTGGTGSTTGIATSGAHQETHVGGYYDAFVVKFNSNGVRQWGTYYGGSGDDLGYGISCDAGGNVFVTGYTYSTTGIATSGAHQETYAGGNWDAFVVKFNSSGVRQWGTYYGGSGSDRGQGISCDASGNVFVTGDAGSYTGIATSGSHQETYAGYLDAFVVKFNTNGVRQWGTYYGGSGTDFGYGISCDGDGYVFITGVTTSEEGIATSGAHQETFAGGTDAFVVKFNSNGVSQWGTYYGGSGQEKTLRITCDAGGNVFVTGRTASATGIAASGAHQETLAGNDAFVAKFSTYAIIEEDVFLSIIIYPNPVTNELIIEAKDNKEAINFEIFNSLGQIIFKGDLIEKTAIQTTNFTPGVYLIKLESDNTFKFKKIVKQ; the protein is encoded by the coding sequence ATGAAAAAAATTTTATTTGCATTAGCCGTATGTGTTTTTTTCTTCGGTGTTTCGGCACAAAACAAAAATGACATAGAAAAATACACATCTCAAAAGCCACAATACGGATTTATTGAGAATAAAGGGCAAATACATGACCAGAATTATAGAGCTAACCCTAATGTTAAATACCTCTTATGTTTGGGTAATGGTATGAATGTTCAGCTTAAAGGCAATGGTTTTAGTTATGACACTTATAAAACCGAAGTCAAAGAAAGAATCATTGACGATTCTTATGATAAAATGCGGCCAAATAATGAACCGCGAAAAGATATTATTTATTATTTTCAAAGGGTTGATGTGGAGCTGGTTGGAGCAAATATGAATCCAGAAATTATAGCCGAAGAACCTTCAGCCGATTATCTGAATTATTACAATGCTGTAACACCTGAAAGCGGGGCAACATTTATTCGTAATTATGGGAAAATTACATACAAAGATATTTATCCGGGTATTGACATGGCGTTTGTTGCCCGTACCGGGGAAGATAAACCTGTTGAATATACCTTTGTAGTTCAACCGGGTGCTGATGCCAGCTTAATAAAACTGCATTACATCGGAGCCAATAATACTCGACTAAAGAATAATAATATACAAATAGATGTTGCTCATGGCAGTTTTATGGAAAGCATCCCTGTATCCTGGATAAAGGAAACAAATAATAAGCTAAACATAACTTACCGTGCTTTAGACGAAGATATATACTGTTTCGAAATACCATCTTACGCTCCAACACAAACCTTAATTATTGATCCAAATCCAAACCTTGATTGGGGAACTTATTACGGAGGAAGTGGGAGTGACATTGGATATGGAATTTCTTGTGATGCAGGCGGAAATGTATTTGTAACTGGTAGTACAGAATCTACAACTGGGATTGCAACAAGCGGAGCGCATCAAGAAACATACGCGGGTGGCAACAATGATGCATTTGTTGTAAAATTCAATAGTGATGGAGTCCGTCAATGGGGCACTTATTACGGTGGAATTGAGTTTGATTATGGACAGGGAATTTCTTGTGATGCAGGCGGAAATGTATTTGTAACTGGTGGTACGGGATCTACAACTGGAATTGCAACAAGCGGAGCACATCAGGAAACACACGTGGGTGGCTACTATGATGCATTTGTTGTAAAATTTAACAGTAATGGTGTCCGTCAATGGGGCACTTATTACGGTGGAAGTGGGGATGACCTTGGATATGGAATTTCTTGTGATGCAGGCGGAAATGTATTTGTAACTGGTTATACTTACTCTACAACTGGGATTGCAACAAGCGGAGCACATCAAGAAACATACGCGGGTGGCAATTGGGATGCATTTGTTGTAAAATTTAACAGCAGTGGTGTTCGTCAATGGGGCACTTATTACGGTGGAAGTGGGTCTGACCGAGGACAGGGAATTTCTTGTGATGCAAGCGGAAATGTATTTGTAACAGGTGATGCAGGATCATATACTGGGATTGCAACAAGCGGATCACATCAGGAAACATACGCAGGGTACCTTGATGCATTTGTTGTAAAATTTAACACTAATGGTGTTCGTCAATGGGGGACGTATTACGGTGGAAGTGGAACTGACTTTGGATATGGAATTTCTTGTGATGGAGACGGATATGTATTTATAACTGGTGTTACGACATCTGAAGAGGGGATTGCAACAAGCGGAGCACATCAAGAAACATTCGCGGGTGGCACTGATGCATTTGTTGTAAAATTTAACAGTAATGGTGTCAGTCAATGGGGGACATATTACGGTGGAAGCGGACAAGAAAAAACACTGAGAATTACTTGTGATGCAGGCGGAAATGTATTTGTAACTGGCCGTACGGCATCTGCAACTGGAATTGCAGCAAGCGGAGCACATCAAGAAACACTCGCGGGTAACGATGCATTTGTTGCAAAATTTTCAACCTATGCCATTATTGAAGAAGATGTATTTTTAAGTATAATTATATATCCGAATCCAGTAACTAATGAATTAATTATTGAAGCAAAAGACAATAAAGAAGCTATCAATTTTGAGATTTTTAATTCGCTCGGTCAGATCATTTTTAAAGGTGATTTAATTGAAAAAACTGCTATACAAACAACTAACTTTACTCCCGGTGTTTATTTGATAAAACTTGAAAGTGATAATACATTTAAGTTTAAAAAGATAGTAAAACAATAG
- a CDS encoding translocation/assembly module TamB yields the protein MAQRVSAYLSEELKTKVSIGKVDIRFFMDVTLKDVYIDDLHQNPLITAEKINVKLGDYNIKGNYFELRKVILDNTAFHLHKYKHEEKTNLQFLVDYFKSDEEKKKYDYPLKLKIDKLQIYNSAFSYVDDNKMHKPGMVDFSNIGIAGLNLDMRNVAIIQDSVASEIKNLSFYEKSGFAVKRFSSLAKVSRRNIVVNNLLARTLKSDLDLDLAFLYDDFGSFKDFVHKVTIVSDIRPSRLNLLDIAAFVQAMKGMNNEINISSELKGKVSNLKARNFLMHYGSDTYLNADIALNGLPAIKETFFKIKIRQFSSSLADINKVALPASDNGSSNTLHLPDILKRLGNITLKGNLTGFYTNFAANTTLTTDIGLVTADILVNNIQNKIFYNGKIKTENLNAGLLLNTRETFGNVSLDAEINGSGFTRNTVSFTLNGKMNLLEFKNYAYTGITLNGNFEENVFKGQIDVNDKNLMMAFNGKIDLNDSLPVYNFTADVSHAELTKLKLLTRDSISEVKGKMKIDFSGNSIDDINGSVSLQDACFKRNKKIVSLNSMLLVTKITSGGYRTFDLTSDYADAVFRGYFNFLELPYSFTSFLVKYLPDFYFAADTVEREIARQDFDFDIRLYNATPVAEFFIPDIKLAENTSCKGSFNSIKNTADMEAQSSSISFRNFGLMNWKLRVLADDGIINLDLASDTLKISDSLFLSAFDVGAQVNHDSIFSSIKWDNKKPVNNSSADINLFLSFNNKKTFIGVHPSYLILDDNLWTLSTDASVVMDSSRIVFNRLKLFRNEQNIEIYGAISKNPEDVVSIKFNNFNISNFDYLTNAKKFDLDGIITGNLYISDIYNVPVFFADIKVKDFGLNNDKLGDVLLQSKWDDISKGIYLNAEIYYVGAVGKSKPLIANGFYYPSGKNENFDFSINVDNLRLKALSRYISSFASIQSGTATGLLTLKGMASDPELSGSLKVMRALLHINYLNTSYAFAYDGVKVEKNGFSFKDLVFIDQHKGDTGIITGHINHKKFKNISYDISINTKKLMCLNTNPLLNEVFYGKAFATGSAHIYGNQNGINFVISAKTEKGTQLFIPTGYASTLQSSDYISFVSKEDSKGNNGFKGMQLNKGINLDMSFDVTDDAEIQLLFDPRAGDRIRGIGNGNIKIAIASDGDMKMYGDYILSSGDYLFTFQNIINKRFVIDAGSTVKWNGDPYNAELDIVARYKLKSNLAGLGVDTNSHYVPVECVIFIKNVLASPEFSFEVELPNMTDYEKAPYLAAINQNLNNNFISLLVINSFVSPNVGIAQTAASGATLLGKSASEVLSNQLSNWLSQISKNVNIGVNYRPGDDISQEEVEVALSTQLFNDRVSISSNLGVATGQNNGLNRSSNQIVGDVDVEVKITNALKLRVFNHTNQYDILQYNSPYTQGLGLVYRKEFNTVKDLFKRKKKKMLL from the coding sequence ATGGCACAAAGGGTTTCTGCTTACCTTTCGGAAGAACTCAAAACAAAAGTCAGCATCGGGAAAGTTGATATCAGGTTTTTTATGGATGTAACCTTAAAAGATGTATATATTGACGACCTGCACCAAAACCCGCTCATCACTGCAGAAAAAATTAATGTAAAACTCGGGGATTATAATATTAAAGGTAATTATTTTGAACTCAGAAAAGTAATACTTGACAACACCGCATTTCACCTGCATAAGTATAAGCATGAGGAAAAAACCAACCTACAGTTTCTGGTTGATTATTTTAAATCGGATGAAGAAAAGAAAAAATATGATTACCCCCTAAAACTGAAGATTGATAAGCTTCAGATTTACAATTCCGCTTTCAGTTATGTGGACGATAACAAGATGCATAAGCCCGGCATGGTGGATTTCAGCAATATCGGCATTGCCGGTTTGAATTTAGACATGAGAAATGTTGCAATAATTCAGGATTCTGTGGCTTCCGAAATAAAAAATTTATCCTTTTATGAAAAAAGCGGTTTTGCTGTGAAACGTTTTTCTTCGCTGGCAAAAGTTTCACGAAGAAACATTGTCGTGAACAATCTGCTTGCCCGAACCCTGAAATCTGATTTAGACCTTGACCTGGCTTTTTTATACGACGATTTCGGCTCGTTTAAAGATTTTGTTCACAAGGTTACCATCGTTTCGGACATAAGGCCGAGCAGGTTAAACCTTCTTGATATTGCAGCATTTGTTCAGGCGATGAAAGGAATGAATAATGAAATAAATATTTCTTCAGAATTAAAAGGAAAGGTTTCGAACCTGAAAGCGCGGAATTTTTTGATGCATTACGGTTCCGACACATACCTGAACGCCGATATTGCCCTGAATGGCCTTCCTGCCATAAAAGAAACTTTTTTTAAAATAAAAATCAGGCAATTCAGCAGTTCCCTTGCCGACATCAATAAGGTGGCGTTGCCGGCTTCGGATAATGGAAGTTCAAACACCCTTCATCTTCCCGACATCCTGAAACGCCTGGGAAATATCACTCTCAAAGGAAATTTGACGGGTTTTTATACCAACTTTGCCGCAAACACCACATTGACAACAGATATAGGATTGGTAACCGCCGATATTCTGGTTAATAATATACAAAATAAGATTTTTTATAATGGAAAAATAAAGACGGAAAACCTGAATGCAGGACTGTTGCTAAATACCAGAGAAACATTCGGAAATGTGAGCCTTGACGCCGAGATTAACGGCTCGGGATTTACCAGGAATACGGTTTCATTTACCCTTAACGGGAAGATGAACCTTCTGGAGTTTAAGAATTATGCCTATACCGGAATCACTCTGAATGGCAACTTTGAAGAAAATGTTTTCAAGGGGCAGATTGATGTGAACGACAAGAATCTGATGATGGCATTTAATGGTAAAATTGATTTGAACGATTCACTGCCCGTTTATAATTTTACTGCGGATGTGAGCCATGCCGAACTGACAAAACTCAAGCTGCTTACCAGAGATTCAATTTCTGAAGTGAAGGGCAAAATGAAAATTGATTTTTCAGGAAATAGTATTGACGATATCAACGGCTCCGTTAGCTTGCAAGATGCCTGTTTTAAGAGAAACAAAAAAATTGTCAGCCTTAATTCCATGTTGCTTGTAACAAAAATAACTTCGGGGGGATATCGCACTTTTGATTTGACTTCCGATTATGCAGATGCTGTTTTCAGGGGTTATTTTAACTTTTTAGAATTACCCTATTCCTTTACAAGTTTTTTAGTAAAATACCTGCCTGATTTTTACTTTGCTGCCGATACCGTGGAAAGAGAAATTGCCCGTCAGGATTTTGATTTTGACATAAGGCTTTACAATGCCACCCCTGTGGCGGAGTTTTTTATCCCGGACATAAAACTTGCAGAAAATACGAGCTGCAAGGGCTCATTTAATTCCATTAAAAATACAGCCGACATGGAAGCTCAATCTTCCAGCATTTCATTCCGCAACTTTGGACTGATGAACTGGAAACTTCGTGTGCTGGCCGATGATGGCATCATTAACCTTGACCTGGCTTCTGACACGCTGAAAATATCCGATAGTTTATTCTTGTCGGCGTTTGATGTGGGTGCGCAGGTTAATCACGACAGCATTTTTAGCTCCATAAAATGGGACAACAAAAAGCCGGTTAACAATAGTTCGGCAGATATCAACTTGTTTTTATCTTTTAACAATAAAAAAACTTTTATAGGGGTTCACCCATCCTACCTTATCCTCGATGACAACTTGTGGACATTAAGTACTGACGCCAGCGTCGTTATGGACAGTTCGCGTATCGTGTTTAACAGGCTGAAATTATTTCGCAATGAACAGAATATTGAGATTTATGGCGCCATTTCAAAAAATCCGGAAGATGTTGTTTCCATAAAGTTCAACAACTTTAATATTTCCAATTTTGATTATCTTACGAATGCAAAAAAATTCGACCTCGACGGCATTATTACGGGTAATTTGTACATCTCTGACATTTACAATGTCCCCGTCTTTTTTGCCGACATTAAAGTAAAGGATTTCGGGCTGAACAACGACAAGCTCGGTGATGTATTGCTGCAAAGCAAATGGGATGATATTTCCAAAGGGATATACCTGAATGCCGAGATTTATTATGTGGGCGCTGTCGGCAAAAGCAAGCCGCTTATCGCAAACGGTTTTTATTATCCTTCCGGCAAAAATGAAAATTTTGATTTTTCCATAAATGTTGATAATTTACGGCTTAAAGCATTGTCGAGGTATATTTCCAGCTTTGCATCCATACAAAGCGGAACGGCTACCGGGTTGCTTACCCTGAAAGGTATGGCCTCCGACCCGGAACTGAGCGGCAGCCTGAAAGTGATGAGGGCCTTGCTGCATATCAACTATCTCAATACCAGTTATGCCTTTGCCTATGATGGAGTGAAGGTCGAAAAAAACGGATTTTCGTTTAAGGATTTAGTATTTATTGACCAGCACAAAGGCGATACGGGGATCATTACCGGACATATCAATCATAAAAAGTTTAAGAACATTTCGTATGATATTTCTATAAACACCAAAAAACTGATGTGCCTGAATACCAACCCGCTTTTGAATGAGGTGTTTTACGGGAAAGCCTTTGCCACAGGTTCGGCGCATATTTATGGCAACCAGAACGGGATTAACTTTGTGATTTCGGCAAAAACAGAGAAAGGCACGCAGTTGTTTATCCCCACGGGCTATGCTTCCACGCTTCAGTCGAGCGACTATATTTCTTTTGTGTCGAAAGAAGACAGCAAAGGCAATAATGGGTTCAAAGGCATGCAGCTCAACAAGGGGATAAATCTCGACATGTCGTTTGATGTAACGGATGATGCTGAAATACAACTGCTTTTTGACCCCAGGGCCGGCGACCGTATCCGCGGCATCGGAAATGGTAATATCAAAATTGCCATTGCCAGCGATGGTGATATGAAAATGTATGGCGACTACATACTTTCTTCGGGGGATTATCTGTTTACATTTCAGAACATCATCAACAAACGTTTTGTTATTGACGCCGGCAGTACGGTGAAATGGAACGGCGACCCTTATAATGCCGAACTGGATATTGTGGCCCGCTACAAGCTGAAATCAAATCTTGCCGGGCTGGGCGTTGACACCAACAGCCATTATGTGCCGGTGGAATGTGTGATATTTATCAAAAATGTTCTTGCCAGCCCCGAATTCAGTTTTGAGGTAGAGTTGCCCAACATGACGGATTATGAAAAAGCTCCTTATTTAGCCGCTATTAATCAAAACCTCAATAACAATTTTATTTCGCTTTTGGTTATTAACAGTTTTGTAAGCCCCAATGTGGGTATTGCCCAGACAGCCGCTTCGGGGGCCACCCTGCTTGGGAAAAGCGCCAGCGAAGTGCTTTCCAATCAGCTCAGCAACTGGTTATCGCAAATCAGTAAAAATGTAAACATAGGTGTGAATTACCGTCCGGGCGATGACATTTCGCAGGAAGAAGTAGAGGTAGCGCTATCCACACAATTGTTTAACGACAGGGTTTCCATTTCGAGCAACCTCGGAGTGGCTACCGGGCAAAATAACGGGCTTAATAGAAGTTCAAACCAGATAGTAGGCGATGTGGATGTGGAAGTGAAAATTACAAACGCCTTAAAGCTCAGGGTGTTTAACCATACCAACCAGTACGATATTTTACAATATAATTCTCCATACACCCAGGGCCTGGGCCTTGTTTACCGCAAAGAATTTAATACCGTGAAAGACCTGTTTAAAAGGAAGAAGAAAAAGATGCTGCTGTAA